The following DNA comes from Candidatus Ozemobacteraceae bacterium.
ATCTTCTTGACTTCGATTCTGCGCTCGAGCGCCGACACAGATCCCGTGTAGACGATGAGCAGTTCATCGATCGCGTTGTTGTTGTAAAAACTGAGGAAGTTCTTCGCCGCGAGCCGGATCGAATCGGGTTCCGGACGTGCCAGCAGTTCGGGAAAGTAGTCCATGCTGATTTTGTCGGAAGGCCGCCGCTTGAAGAACTCGTACCCCTTGCGTCCGACGAGGAACAGCCGGCAGTTCATGTCCTTTCGTTCCCGGACAAGAGCCTGCGTCTGCTTGATGAGATCCTGATTGAAGCTGCCGCACAGGCCGCGATCGCCGGTGATGAGGATGATGCCGCAGTTGCGCCGGCTCTTGTGTGGCTGGAAAATCGGGTGCAGGTCGGGTTTCTCGATGGCGGAGCAGAGGGCGGCGACCATCTGTTCCAGTTTCACGAGATAGAACCGCATCGCGTTCAGCCGGTCCATCGCCCGCCGAAGCTTCGCCGTGGACATCATCTTCATCGCACGGGTGATCTGCTGGGTGTTTTTCACCCCGCCGATCTTTTTCCGAATATCCTTTTGCGTGGCCATGGGTTACGCCTCTGCCTTCGGGGTTCCGCCTTCTGCAGATGTGGTCGTGCCGAGACTCGGCAGGAACACCTGCTCGAGGAATTCCTTGATCCCGGCATGCATTGCCGCGTCCAGCTCCGTGTCGATGGCCTTCGTCTTATGAAGCTTGAAGCCGATCTCCGGGTGCTTTTCCCGGATGTAGACGCAGAGCTGTTTTTTAAACTGAGTGATATATTTTTTATCGAAACTGTCGAGATATCCGCGGGTTGCTGCGAAGATCGACAGAATCTGGTCCTCAACCTCGAGCGGCATATACTGGGCTTGCTTGAGAAGCTCCACGAGACGTTCACCGCGCGCGAGCTGCGCCTGGGTCGCTTTGTCGAGGTCCTTCGAGAACTGGGCGAATGCGGCCAATTCTCGATATTGGGCCAGCTCGAGCCGGAGGGGGCCTGCCACTTGTTTCATGGCCTTGATCTGGGCGCTGCCGCCGACGCGCGAGACCGACAGACCCGCGTTGATGGCTGGGCGGACGCCGCTGTTGAAGAGGCCGCTTTCGAGAATGATCTGACCGTCGGTGATCGAGATGACGTTCGTCGGAATATAGGCGGAGAAGTCGCCTGCCTGCGTCTCGATGACCGGAAGCGCCGTTAGGGAGCCGCCGCCGAGCTCGTCGCTCAGCTTCGCAGCTCGCTCCAGCAGGCGGGCGTGCAGGTAGAAAATGTCCGAGGGATAGGCTTCGCGGCCAGGCGGACGGCGAAGCAGGAGGGAGACCTGACGATACGCCTGGGCATGCTTGGAGAGATCGTCGTAGACGCAGAGCACATGTTTGCTCTTATCGCGGAAATATTCGCCCATCGTGCAGCCGGAGTAGGGGGCGATGAACTGCAAAGGAGCAGGGTCTGCCGCAGAGGCGCTGACGACGATCGTGTATTTGAGGGCGTCGTGCTTGCGGAGCGTCTCGATGATGCGTGTGACCGTAGACGACTTCTGACCAATGGCGACGTAGACGCAAATGACGCCTGTGTCCTTCTGGTTGAGAATCGTGTCGATGGCGATGGCGGTCTTGCCGGTCTGGCGATCGCCGATGATCAGCTCGCGCTGACCTCTTCCGATCGGGATCAGGGCGTCGATAGCCTGGATGCCGGTCTGAAGCGGTTCCTTCACGGGCTGGCGCTGCACGACGTTCGGGGCGTTCATCTCGGTGGGCCGGGTTTCGGTCGTCACGATCGGACTCTGGCCGTCGAGCGGCTGTCCCAGTGGATCGACGACGCGGCCCAGCAGTGCGTCGCCGACGGGCACCGAAACGATCTTCCCGGTCGACTTGACCAGGTCGCCTTCGCGGATGCCGTTGTCGGAACCCATGATGATGCAGCCGACGTTGTCCTCTTCGAGATTGAGCACGAAACCGCGCACGCCGTTCGCGAACTCGACGAGTTCGCCGGCCATCACCTGCTGAAGACCATGCACGCGGGCAATGCCGTCGCCGACCTGCAGGACGATGCCGGCATCGACGGTTTTCGACTCCTTCGAGAATGAACCGATTTCCTTCTGAAGGACTGATACGATTTCTTCAGGTTTGATTGGCATGATTCCTCCTCAGGCGACGGTCGTCGCCGGAGCGTCACCGCTCATGAATTTACTGCTGAGGGAATTGAGGCGTTCCTTGAGGTTTTTGAGGGTCGTCTGGATCGACGCATCGAGCACGCGGCCTTCGAACCGCAAAACGATTCCGCCCATGAGATGGGGTTCGATCGTTTCGTGGAGGATGACCTGGCCCTGAACGCGCTTTGCCAGCGTCGTGCTGAGACGCTTCCGCTCCTCGTCCCGCAGGGCGACGGCCGAGCGGACATGGACGCGCGTGATCCGGCGCCGCTGATTGTACAGATTCTCGGCCTCTTCGGCGATGATCGGGAACAGGTCGAACCGGTGACGCTTGAGCAGGGTCTTGAGGAACTCTCCCACAAGCGGCGCCTCGGCGGCCGGGATCAGGCTGTCAATCAGGGCCAGTTTGCGCTCGAGCTGAATGGAAGGTTGGCGCAGGACGGCGAGGAGCTGCGGTTCCTGGGAGCCGGCCTGCATGAACGCCTTGAGGCCGGCGAATCCGGCATCCAGCCTGGGTTCGCCCAGGGCGTTCAGGAACGCCTCGGCATACCGTCTTGCAACGACGAGCGTCTTCAAGCTGCGCCTCCATCGGCCGATTCGCGTTCCAGTTGGTCGATCGTGCGACGGATGAGGGCATGGTGTTTCTCGTCGTCGAGCGAGGCTTCCACAACGCGTTCCGCCGCCGCCATCGTCAGGCGCACGACTTCTTCGCGAAGCTGAACCCACGATTTCTGACGTTCGATGGAAATATCGTGCTGAGCCTTGTCGAGAACCCCGGCCGCTTTGGCCTTGGCTTCTGCAAGGATCTCGTCACGGGAAGCCTGAGCGTCGCTGATCGCCTTCTGGCGAATCTGATAGGCTTCCTGTTCGATGCCCGCAAGTTTTTTCTCGTACTGTGCCTTGATCTCGGCGGCCTCTCGATTCTTGCCTTCGGCCGCGTCCATCGCTTCGCCGATCCGCTGGCGACGCTCCTCGAGAACACCCCTGATGGGCGTGAACAGGAAACGGTTGAGGACGAACATGAGAATGAAGAAGTTCAATACCTGCGACGCGAGAATGCGCACGTCGATGTCGAACATCCCCGCCTCACCGTGTCCGCCGGCTTGAGCGGCTCCGTGCGAGGCTTCAGCCGTCATCGCTGAAGTCGGGGCCAGTTCAGCAGCGGACAGCGTCATCTGGAACGGGCTGACGAGGCAGAACAGGACGATGAGAAGGCCTAACGGCAGTCGAATTCGAGACATGATCAACCTCCGTCCGGGATCAGAATTCCCGGGAGGATTTGCAACGCCGGTCACCAGCGGACGAAGAGGAGAATGAGGGAGACGAGCAGGCAGTAGATCGCCAGTGATTCGATCATGGCGAGGCCGATGATCATCGTGAAGCGCAGTTCGCCGACCAGGTCGGGCTGGCGTGCCATGCTGTCGCAGGCCTGCTTGACGGCCATGCCCTGGGCGATGGCGGCGGCGCTGCAGCCGATGCTGACGGCAAATGCGGCACTGAGGGCTTCGGCAACACGTAGGAGGGTGATGGGTTCCATACTTATATCTCCTTGACTGGATGAGTTGCGTGAGATTTGTCACCGTCTCCGGCGTGCCCGTCGGCATGATGGGCGGCTCCGGAAACATAGATCCCTGAAAGAATGGTGAAGACCATGGCCTGGATGACGCTGGTGAAGATGGCCATGAACATCATGGGAAGCGGAACGAGGAAAGGGAAGAGATAGATGGTCAGGACGAGGATGACGACGTCTTCGCCCATGATGTTTCCGAACAGGCGAAGCGTCAGGCTGATCGGACGGGCAAGTTCGCCGATGACGTGAATCGGGAACATCAGTGGGCCCATCCACCAGACGTCACCCCAGAAATGTTTGAGATAGCCGAGGCCCTGTCGGGTGAAACCGAGGTAATGGGTCATGAGGAAGATCACCAGTGCCATCGCGAGGCAGTTGGAAAAGACGCTTGTGGGCGACTTGAGCCCAGGGATGATGCCGAGCAGATTTTCGGAGAGGATGTAGAGGAAGACCGTTCCGAAGAAGGGAACGAACTCGGCCGCCAGATCGGGGCCGACGATCGTCGTGACAAACCCTTCGAGCTGTTCGTATATCCACTCCGCCAGGTTCTGGAGCGGCCTGGGAACCAAATCGACGCGCCGCGTCGCCAGCAGCGCGAACAGGCCGAGAGTTGCCGTGATGAGGAGCGGCAGGACAACTCCGGGGGGAAGGGGAATGAAGCCGAGAAGATAAAATATCTTGCTCTCTAATTCATGCATGTGTCGTCCCCGAATCGGACTTTTTCAAGTCGAGCATGATGACTGCGGCTGCTCCGACGATTCCCAGCTGGCTCGACAGAAGCCCGCCGAGGACCTGAATCAGATTCAGCCCGAGTCCGTACAGAACCAAGATGATGAGAAACAAACCGATGATCTTGAACATGGAATACATCGCACCCTTCGCCATCACGACCCGGTTCGACCCGGGCTGCATGTTGCCGACGGTGATGGTCAGGATGTGAAAGCTGCCGAGTCCGAGTCCCATACCGATCAGCGTGCCCCACCAGAGTTGCTTCCAGCCCACCATCCCGATCGTCAGGATGATGACGCTGAGACCGAGCCCAAGCAGATAGACCGTACGCTGAAAACGAACGATCAGTTGCTGGGAAACGGGGTTTTCACCGGCCACGGACATCCATGCTCCTTCGCAATACCAGCCACGCGTTTCGGATCGCGGCTGCAAGCCCGAAAACGGCTCCGATGCACAAGCCCCACGGATCGGTCCCGGCATACCGGTCGAACGCGAAGCCGAAGGTTATTCCCAGGCCCAGGGCAACTCCGATGTTGATCCCGAGCGTGAGAACGGGGCCCATTTCTGCCAGCCGTTCTTTCCAGGACGGCCCTGAACGATCATGTGCGACGGGAGCCCACCTCGAATTGGTTTTCCGCTTTTTTCACTACGTCTCAAGCATCGGCAGGAAATGCGAAAAACCGAAGGCTGAAGGAGAAAGTCAGCTCGCGACTCCGAGGGTGGGACGGTGACCCTTGATGTCCTCCACGTAGCAGCGGAGGAGTTCCGCGACGCTCCATGCCTGAGCGAAACAGCCCGCGGCTGCGTGCGGCGGGTCTGCATCGAACACTTCGGAGATGCTGCCGACGCAGCCTTCCTGCTCGAGATGGAGCTTGAACGGCTCGATCATGTGGGAGGCGCGCAGCTGAGCTTCCATCGAGGCGTTGTGCGCCTTGAGATAGGCCGTGATGAAGGGGCCGATCAGATAGCCCCAGACGGTTCCCTGGTGATAGGCCTTGTCCCGGGTGAGGCGGTCACCGCCGAACCTCGGAGTATACGCCCTCTCGAAGGGGGCGAGGCTCCTCAGTCCGTGCGAAGTATACAGATGTCTATAGACAGTGTCCACGACGCTTCGTTCCTCGGCCTGCTCGAGAACCGAAAACGGCAGGAATACGGCGAAAATCTGATTCGGCCGGAGCGAGCGGTCGGGAGTTCCGTCGTGGGCGATCACGTCGTGGAGAGATTCCGTCTCGGGATTCCAGAACCGGCGCCTGAACGAGGCGCGGACTTTTCGCGCGAGAGCCGAGATGTCGTGCGAGGGCATGCCGTACGTGTCCAGAAGATGCGTCAGCAGGCGCAGGGCGTTATACCAGAGGGCGTTGACTTCGACGGCTTTCCCATGCCGGGGGGTGACGACGAACTCGTCGACTTTCGCGTCCATCCAGGTGAGTTGGACGAGTTCGTTGCCTGCGAGGATGAGGCCGTCGTTGTGGTCCATGCCGATGTCATACCGCGTGCCGGTGATGAAGGCTTCTATGATCGCCTGCATCGATGCGAGAAGATGCTCCCTGACGAAATCATAATCTTCGGTATATTCGAGAAAACGGTGGACGGCGTGAAAAAACCAGAGTGATGCATCGACACTGTTATATAACGCATCGGATCCATGATCGGCGAAGCAGTTGGGGACGAGACCGTCTCGTATCGAGAGGGCGAAGGTTCTGAGGATCGAACGGGCATCGTCGAATCTGCCCGTCACCAGCGTCAGTCCAGGAAGGGAGATCAGACTGTCTCGCCCCCAGTCGGAAAACCACGGATACCCGGCGATGATCGAACGGCTTTGAGTGCTGCGGCGGTCGACGATGAACTGGTCGGCCGCCAGGAGGAGGCGCCGGATCATCGGATCCTCCGTCGGGAACATCTCGATGATCTGTTCCTGCCGCTGTTCCTCGCGTTTTCGCAGATCCACCGGATTGAACGCATGGATCGGTTCGTCCGAGAACAGCACCGAGGCGGAACCGTGCAGGTTCTGGATCCGGAGATAGCCGTTGGAGAAGTCGTCCTCATGGGACTCGAGACCGCGGGCGGCCTCTTCCGACAGGAAATTCGCCGTTTCCCAGCGCGCATCCGGAACGAATCCGCCACGGTCCCATGCCATGTGGACGGTCGGGGCGTTGGCGAACGGCTGGAGTTTGAGCGAGTTGTCGGTGACCTGCGTGTTGTCGAGAAAGCCGGCGTTCCTGTAGGTCGTGCCATGAAAATCTCTGAACAGGAAGTGCGGGCGCAGGCGGAGCTCGATCTCGTGTCCGCCGTTCATGATCTTGTAGGTCACGACGGTCGAGTTTTGGCCGTAGATCATGAAGAGGCTCTTCACCACGAGCACGTCTCCGAGCTGCCAGGTCCAGGTCGGAATGGGATCCGTGGTGAACCGCTCCAGGTGCAGATGGCCGAGCGGATGGGCGCCGCCGGCGGGGCGGGCGGTGAACAGGGGATACTCGCAACCGTCGATCAGCAGCGTCTCGGTAATGCGCGACACCAGCGCGATCCGCTCGACGGGTGGCCTCCTGGCG
Coding sequences within:
- the atpB gene encoding F0F1 ATP synthase subunit A, which gives rise to MHELESKIFYLLGFIPLPPGVVLPLLITATLGLFALLATRRVDLVPRPLQNLAEWIYEQLEGFVTTIVGPDLAAEFVPFFGTVFLYILSENLLGIIPGLKSPTSVFSNCLAMALVIFLMTHYLGFTRQGLGYLKHFWGDVWWMGPLMFPIHVIGELARPISLTLRLFGNIMGEDVVILVLTIYLFPFLVPLPMMFMAIFTSVIQAMVFTILSGIYVSGAAHHADGHAGDGDKSHATHPVKEI
- the atpG gene encoding ATP synthase F1 subunit gamma translates to MATQKDIRKKIGGVKNTQQITRAMKMMSTAKLRRAMDRLNAMRFYLVKLEQMVAALCSAIEKPDLHPIFQPHKSRRNCGIILITGDRGLCGSFNQDLIKQTQALVRERKDMNCRLFLVGRKGYEFFKRRPSDKISMDYFPELLARPEPDSIRLAAKNFLSFYNNNAIDELLIVYTGSVSALERRIEVKKMLPFEFSHIQSKNAHHPHATIEFEFDPSPDVILNSLIPRYIEGMFLRGILESSAAEQGARMVAMGAATDRAEEMISEMTLLYNRIRQAAITKELSEVIGGVDALAD
- the atpE gene encoding ATP synthase F0 subunit C; this encodes MEPITLLRVAEALSAAFAVSIGCSAAAIAQGMAVKQACDSMARQPDLVGELRFTMIIGLAMIESLAIYCLLVSLILLFVRW
- a CDS encoding amylo-alpha-1,6-glucosidase — protein: MAAFGRRILGDLMRASQLEWLVTNGLGGFAGSTVIGLNTRRYHGVLIAARRPPVERIALVSRITETLLIDGCEYPLFTARPAGGAHPLGHLHLERFTTDPIPTWTWQLGDVLVVKSLFMIYGQNSTVVTYKIMNGGHEIELRLRPHFLFRDFHGTTYRNAGFLDNTQVTDNSLKLQPFANAPTVHMAWDRGGFVPDARWETANFLSEEAARGLESHEDDFSNGYLRIQNLHGSASVLFSDEPIHAFNPVDLRKREEQRQEQIIEMFPTEDPMIRRLLLAADQFIVDRRSTQSRSIIAGYPWFSDWGRDSLISLPGLTLVTGRFDDARSILRTFALSIRDGLVPNCFADHGSDALYNSVDASLWFFHAVHRFLEYTEDYDFVREHLLASMQAIIEAFITGTRYDIGMDHNDGLILAGNELVQLTWMDAKVDEFVVTPRHGKAVEVNALWYNALRLLTHLLDTYGMPSHDISALARKVRASFRRRFWNPETESLHDVIAHDGTPDRSLRPNQIFAVFLPFSVLEQAEERSVVDTVYRHLYTSHGLRSLAPFERAYTPRFGGDRLTRDKAYHQGTVWGYLIGPFITAYLKAHNASMEAQLRASHMIEPFKLHLEQEGCVGSISEVFDADPPHAAAGCFAQAWSVAELLRCYVEDIKGHRPTLGVAS
- a CDS encoding AtpZ/AtpI family protein is translated as MGPVLTLGINIGVALGLGITFGFAFDRYAGTDPWGLCIGAVFGLAAAIRNAWLVLRRSMDVRGR
- the atpH gene encoding ATP synthase F1 subunit delta; the protein is MKTLVVARRYAEAFLNALGEPRLDAGFAGLKAFMQAGSQEPQLLAVLRQPSIQLERKLALIDSLIPAAEAPLVGEFLKTLLKRHRFDLFPIIAEEAENLYNQRRRITRVHVRSAVALRDEERKRLSTTLAKRVQGQVILHETIEPHLMGGIVLRFEGRVLDASIQTTLKNLKERLNSLSSKFMSGDAPATTVA
- the atpA gene encoding F0F1 ATP synthase subunit alpha, which codes for MMPIKPEEIVSVLQKEIGSFSKESKTVDAGIVLQVGDGIARVHGLQQVMAGELVEFANGVRGFVLNLEEDNVGCIIMGSDNGIREGDLVKSTGKIVSVPVGDALLGRVVDPLGQPLDGQSPIVTTETRPTEMNAPNVVQRQPVKEPLQTGIQAIDALIPIGRGQRELIIGDRQTGKTAIAIDTILNQKDTGVICVYVAIGQKSSTVTRIIETLRKHDALKYTIVVSASAADPAPLQFIAPYSGCTMGEYFRDKSKHVLCVYDDLSKHAQAYRQVSLLLRRPPGREAYPSDIFYLHARLLERAAKLSDELGGGSLTALPVIETQAGDFSAYIPTNVISITDGQIILESGLFNSGVRPAINAGLSVSRVGGSAQIKAMKQVAGPLRLELAQYRELAAFAQFSKDLDKATQAQLARGERLVELLKQAQYMPLEVEDQILSIFAATRGYLDSFDKKYITQFKKQLCVYIREKHPEIGFKLHKTKAIDTELDAAMHAGIKEFLEQVFLPSLGTTTSAEGGTPKAEA
- the atpF gene encoding F0F1 ATP synthase subunit B, whose translation is MSRIRLPLGLLIVLFCLVSPFQMTLSAAELAPTSAMTAEASHGAAQAGGHGEAGMFDIDVRILASQVLNFFILMFVLNRFLFTPIRGVLEERRQRIGEAMDAAEGKNREAAEIKAQYEKKLAGIEQEAYQIRQKAISDAQASRDEILAEAKAKAAGVLDKAQHDISIERQKSWVQLREEVVRLTMAAAERVVEASLDDEKHHALIRRTIDQLERESADGGAA